From a single Apium graveolens cultivar Ventura chromosome 2, ASM990537v1, whole genome shotgun sequence genomic region:
- the LOC141706715 gene encoding methyl-CpG-binding domain-containing protein 2-like isoform X1: MQQSVPKFTIKLKRDQNDVKAKTNQDCKIRERIDINASSFEGERERNLDKPAQGTSYGEKRDNCSDEDHQDCSNAQNQLVVYNPTDAASDDFGSQSSPTYSLHKQAYKILPTIGAFTAQCSICFKWRLLPSKKKYEEIREHILEQPFVCEAAREWRPDISCDDEPDIRQDGSRLWAIDRPNIAQPPLGWERLLRIRGLGGCRFADVYYVTPSGKKLRSTIEIQRYLLEHPDEAEGVDLSRFSFQTPKPLRKNFVKKGTDHVASPDGSANGTLKSSQASPLSWTSPEANAELQLGMVNYIAPYDFPVVEPTYCPAVSCQAPLFKAIDRPTKRSKQPSGQMYNGG, encoded by the exons ATGCAGCAAAGTGTTCCGAAATTTACCATCAAGCTAAAAAGAGACCAAAATGACGTTAAGGCCAAAACGAACCAAGATTGCAAGATAAGGGAACGGATTGACATCAATGCTTCGAGTTTTGAAGGTGAGCGGGAGAGAAATCTTGATAAACCTGCACAAGGTACTTCATATGGAGAAAAAAGGGATAATTGCTCGGATGAAGATCATCAAGATTGCAGTAATGCTCAAAATCAGCTTGTTGTCTATAATCCTACTGATGCTGCTTCTGATGACTTTGGATCTCAATCTTCTCCAACATACTCCTTACACAAGCAGGCTTACAAAATTTTGCCAACCATTGGAGCTTTTACTGCCCAATGTTCAATCTGTTTTAAATGGAGGCTTCTTCCgtcaaagaagaaatatgaagAAATCCGTGAACACATTTTGGAGCAGCCTTTTGTATGTGAAGCAGCTCGTGAGTGGCGTCCTGATATATCATGTGATGATGAGCCTGATATTAGACAAGATGGAAGCAGGCTTTGGGCTATTGACAGGCCTAATATTGCTCAGCCCCCTCTTGGATGGGAGCGACTTTTAAGGATTAGGGGTCTTGGAGGATGCAGATTTGCGGATGT GTATTATGTTACACCATCAGGCAAGAAACTTCGGTCCACAATTGAAATTCAAAG GTACTTGCTTGAACATCCCGATGAGGCGGAAGGAGTTGACTTATCTCGATTTTCATTCCAAACCCCAAAGCCTTTACGGAAAAACTTTGTGAAGAAAGGTACTGACCATGTAGCCTCTCCTGATGGGAGTGCTAATGGGACACTCAAATCTTCTCAAG CAAGTCCTTTGTCATGGACGAGTCCAGAAGCAAATGCAGAGTTGCAGCTCGGAATGGTAAATTACATTGCTCCGTATGATTTTCCTGTTGTTGAACCGACATATTGTCCGGCTGTTTCTTGTCAGGCCCCTTTGTTTAAAGCCATAGATCGACCGACCAAGAGATCAAAGCAACCAAGTGGACAGATGTACAATGGTGGTTGA
- the LOC141706715 gene encoding methyl-CpG-binding domain-containing protein 2-like isoform X2: MQQSVPKFTIKLKRDQNDVKAKTNQDCKIRERIDINASSFEGERERNLDKPAQGTSYGEKRDNCSDEDHQDCSNAQNQLVVYNPTDAASDDFGSQSSPTYSLHKQAYKILPTIGAFTAQCSICFKWRLLPSKKKYEEIREHILEQPFVCEAAREWRPDISCDDEPDIRQDGSRLWAIDRPNIAQPPLGWERLLRIRGLGGCRFADVYYVTPSGKKLRSTIEIQRYLLEHPDEAEGVDLSRFSFQTPKPLRKNFVKKGTDHVASPDGSANGTLKSSQASPLSWTSPEANAELQLGMAPLFKAIDRPTKRSKQPSGQMYNGG; the protein is encoded by the exons ATGCAGCAAAGTGTTCCGAAATTTACCATCAAGCTAAAAAGAGACCAAAATGACGTTAAGGCCAAAACGAACCAAGATTGCAAGATAAGGGAACGGATTGACATCAATGCTTCGAGTTTTGAAGGTGAGCGGGAGAGAAATCTTGATAAACCTGCACAAGGTACTTCATATGGAGAAAAAAGGGATAATTGCTCGGATGAAGATCATCAAGATTGCAGTAATGCTCAAAATCAGCTTGTTGTCTATAATCCTACTGATGCTGCTTCTGATGACTTTGGATCTCAATCTTCTCCAACATACTCCTTACACAAGCAGGCTTACAAAATTTTGCCAACCATTGGAGCTTTTACTGCCCAATGTTCAATCTGTTTTAAATGGAGGCTTCTTCCgtcaaagaagaaatatgaagAAATCCGTGAACACATTTTGGAGCAGCCTTTTGTATGTGAAGCAGCTCGTGAGTGGCGTCCTGATATATCATGTGATGATGAGCCTGATATTAGACAAGATGGAAGCAGGCTTTGGGCTATTGACAGGCCTAATATTGCTCAGCCCCCTCTTGGATGGGAGCGACTTTTAAGGATTAGGGGTCTTGGAGGATGCAGATTTGCGGATGT GTATTATGTTACACCATCAGGCAAGAAACTTCGGTCCACAATTGAAATTCAAAG GTACTTGCTTGAACATCCCGATGAGGCGGAAGGAGTTGACTTATCTCGATTTTCATTCCAAACCCCAAAGCCTTTACGGAAAAACTTTGTGAAGAAAGGTACTGACCATGTAGCCTCTCCTGATGGGAGTGCTAATGGGACACTCAAATCTTCTCAAG CAAGTCCTTTGTCATGGACGAGTCCAGAAGCAAATGCAGAGTTGCAGCTCGGAATG GCCCCTTTGTTTAAAGCCATAGATCGACCGACCAAGAGATCAAAGCAACCAAGTGGACAGATGTACAATGGTGGTTGA
- the LOC141706714 gene encoding uncharacterized protein LOC141706714 — MEQYSERVNTPPTSKGQNQAQNVESKFSSQTTKVMKNLKAVIETVLMMKDLETDPQSIPLIKNCIVLKKISDLEMDLKCIPIKKRYLIVRDRIIGPNVRGSATCSHHDCEIGEQIKINYSDLVMKNLEAVFETIIMMKDLETDPQSMNFIKRCMIVLERITDLEMDLKLLPITKRAMIVRTRIIGPSVSGSATCSHHDCRIGEQININAPISLDQQNRACPFVAAFTARCSICSKWRRLPSMEKFEEINEQILELPFVCEYARKWDPEKSCSDDPDLTQDGSMLWAIVRPNIARPPSGWQRVLKFRSSRNTRLADVYYFSPSHKRFRSRVEVQRYLLEHPNEAEGVDLSLFSFQSPEPFCTHFVKKGTDHVASPDGNVDGTLKSSQGACEICAESLSVILAISVERMGE; from the exons ATGGAGCAATACTCGGAACGTGTTAACACTCCACCAACCTCCAAGGGCCAAAATCAAGCACAAAATGTGGAGTCCAAATTTTCATCACAAACAACAAAG GTGATGAAGAATCTTAAGGCGGTTATTGAGACAGTTCTTATGATGAAGGATCTTGAGACGGATCCTCAAAGCATTCCCTTGATAAAAAATTGTATCGTGCTTAAAAAGATAAGTGATCTTGAGATGGATCTGAAATGCATTCCCATAAAGAAGAGATATCTGATCGTGCGTGACAGAATAATTGGTCCTAATGTCAGGGGTTCTGCAACATGTTCTCACCACGATTGCGAGATAGGCGAACAGATAAAGATCAATTACTCAGATCTT GTGATGAAGAACCTTGAGGCGGTTTTTGAGACGATCATTATGATGAAGGATCTTGAAACAGATCCTCAAAGCATGAACTTCATAAAAAGATGTATGATCGTGCTTGAAAGAATTACTGATCTTGAGATGGATCTAAAATTGCTCCCCATAACTAAAAGAGCTATGATCGTGCGTACCAGAATAATTGGTCCGAGTGTCAGTGGTTCCGCAACATGTTCTCACCATGATTGCAGGATAGGGGAACAGATTAATATTAATGCTCCAATTTCTCTTGACCAGCAGAACCGGGCCTGCCCATTTGTGGCAGCTTTTACTGCCCGGTGTTCAATTTGTTCCAAGTGGAGACGTCTTCCTTCAATGGAGAAGTTTGAGGAGATCAATGAACAGATTCTAGAGCTACCTTTTGTATGCGAATATGCTCGTAAATGGGATCCAGAGAAATCTTGTTCAGATGACCCTGATCTTACACAAGATGGCAGCATGTTATGGGCAATTGTAAGGCCCAACATTGCTCGACCCCCTTCTGGTTGGCAGCGCGTTTTGAAGTTTAGGAGTTCTAGAAATACCAGATTGGCAGATGT GTATTATTTTTCACCATCACACAAGAGATTTCGGTCCAGAGTTGAAGTTCAAAG GTACTTGCTTGAACATCCCAATGAGGCAGAAGGAGTTGACTTATCTCTGTTTTCATTCCAGTCCCCAGAGCCTTTTTGTACACACTTTGTGAAAAAAGGTACTGACCATGTAGCTTCTCCTGATGGGAATGTTGATGGGACGCTCAAATCTTCTCAAGGTGCATGTGAAATATGTGCAGAAAGTTTGTCTGTTATCCTTGCTATCAGTGTAGAACGTATGGGAGAATAG
- the LOC141706713 gene encoding glucan endo-1,3-beta-glucosidase-like: MSMLKSLLFCLFLCFGAVLCSIDHHGSIGVNYGRIADNLPEPSQVVKLLKSNGITRVKIFDADASVLSALAGSNISVTVCMPNQLLSSAANDQLFTDSWLKSNVVPFYRATIIEAIAIGNEVFVDPQSSRFLVPAMKNMYGSLRKLNFSGDIKVSSPVALSALQSSYPPSSGSFKSELIEPFIKPMLTFLQRTGSYLMVNSYPFFAYEANTDTISLDYALLRPNEGVKDSGNGNVYMSLFEAQLDAVFAALDALNFSDVKVVVSETGWPSAGGDTEYGAGADNAAAYNGNLVHRVLTGGGTPLRPNDKLNVFLFALFNENQKGGPVSERNYGLFYPNTQKVYDIPLSVDTLNVTISNPTNRSKAKVPVASPPVNKAPSTNGQTWCVANANAGQEKLQRALDYACGEGGADCKPIQSGESCFHPDTLEAHASYAFNSYYQRMSRAGGSCYFGGAAYVVTQVPSKLLCI, from the coding sequence ATGTCGATGCTTAAATCTCTTCTCTTCTGCTTATTCTTGTGTTTTGGAGCTGTATTATGTTCCATTGATCATCATGGTTCCATCGGTGTGAATTACGGTCGAATCGCGGATAATCTTCCGGAGCCTTCTCAAGTGGTGAAGCTTCTCAAATCCAACGGCATTACTCGTGTGAAAATATTCGATGCTGATGCATCTGTTTTATCAGCTCTGGCTGGTTCCAATATTAGTGTTACGGTCTGCATGCCTAATCAGCTGCTCTCCTCTGCTGCTAATGATCAGTTGTTCACTGATTCTTGGCTCAAGTCCAATGTTGTTCCGTTTTATCGTGCTACCATTATTGAAGCTATTGCGATAGGGAATGAAGTGTTCGTAGACCCTCAGAGCAGTCGTTTTCTCGTGCCTGCGATGAAAAATATGTATGGTTCTCTTAGAAAACTTAATTTTAGTGGTGATATTAAGGTCTCCTCTCCTGTTGCTCTTAGTGCACTGCAAAGTTCTTACCCGCCATCATCTGGATCGTTTAAGTCTGAATTGATCGAGCCTTTTATCAAGCCTATGCTTACTTTCCTGCAACGAACAGGGTCATATCTTATGGTAAATTCCTACCCGTTTTTTGCTTATGAAGCCAATACTGACACGATCTCTTTGGACTATGCTTTGCTTCGTCCCAATGAAGGCGTGAAAGACTCTGGTAATGGGAATGTTTATATGAGCCTCTTTGAAGCCCAACTCGACGCTGTTTTTGCAGCTCTTGATGCCTTGAATTTTAGTGATGTTAAAGTTGTTGTTTCCGAGACTGGCTGGCCTTCTGCAGGTGGTGATACGGAATATGGTGCTGGAGCTGACAATGCAGCAGCTTATAACGGGAATCTCGTGCACAGAGTCCTCACGGGCGGTGGCACTCCCTTGAGGCCTAACGATAAACTCAACGTCTTTCTATTTGCCCTGTTCAACGAAAATCAAAAAGGAGGACCTGTTTCCGAAAGGAACTATGGCCTCTTTTACCCAAACACGCAGAAAGTTTACGACATTCCATTGTCAGTAGATACATTGAACGTCACAATATCAAATCCGACAAACAGAAGTAAAGCAAAGGTGCCAGTAGCATCACCGCCAGTGAACAAGGCTCCAAGCACAAACGGACAGACCTGGTGTGTAGCTAATGCGAATGCAGGGCAGGAGAAACTACAAAGAGCGCTTGATTATGCTTGTGGTGAAGGCGGAGCTGATTGTAAGCCAATCCAGTCAGGCGAATCATGTTTTCACCCGGATACTCTCGAGGCCCATGCTTCATACGCGTTCAACAGCTATTATCAGAGAATGTCTCGCGCTGGGGGGAGTTGTTATTTTGGTGGAGCTGCCTATGTGGTTACTCAAGTTCCTAGTAAGCTTCTGTGCATATAA